From the genome of Halomonas sp. 1513, one region includes:
- a CDS encoding LysR family transcriptional regulator, with protein sequence MTRPSLLNRLTFRQLQVFQAVHRQQSYSRAAEQLGLTQPAVSAQIRQLEQALEQPLFKYAGKTLHVLPAADALASSVQSIFGQVSSLQMALSEMAGSIRGELNLAAVSTAQYVVPYILARFRALYPEVQIRLRVCNRGQALERLAERRDDLVIMGMVPDDPNLTFMPILDNEMIPVVWPEHPLMHSASPTLDDFAHHYVLMREPGSGTRTAFEDFASRERVTLAHTIEMGTNEAIKQGVMAHLGVAVLPRLAVQLELAGGLLASPPLHGFPLRRSWCTVYPKDRHPSPITELFLRFVQELLPELNAHFSAPLTPHRGHSVVCLPVPKAQGS encoded by the coding sequence ATGACGCGACCCAGTCTGCTCAACCGCCTGACCTTCCGCCAGTTGCAGGTGTTTCAGGCCGTGCACCGCCAGCAGTCCTACTCGCGGGCGGCGGAGCAGCTCGGCCTGACGCAGCCGGCGGTCAGCGCGCAGATCCGCCAGCTCGAGCAGGCCCTCGAGCAGCCGCTGTTCAAGTATGCCGGCAAGACCCTGCACGTGCTGCCCGCCGCCGATGCCCTGGCGAGTTCGGTGCAGTCGATCTTCGGTCAGGTCTCGAGCCTGCAGATGGCGCTCTCGGAGATGGCCGGCAGCATCCGCGGCGAACTCAACCTGGCGGCGGTCTCCACCGCCCAGTACGTGGTGCCGTATATCCTGGCGCGCTTTCGCGCCCTCTATCCCGAGGTGCAGATTCGCCTGCGGGTATGCAACCGCGGCCAGGCGCTGGAGCGCCTCGCCGAGCGCCGCGACGACCTGGTGATCATGGGCATGGTGCCCGACGACCCCAACCTCACCTTCATGCCGATCCTCGACAACGAGATGATCCCGGTGGTGTGGCCGGAACACCCGCTGATGCATAGCGCCAGCCCGACCCTCGACGACTTCGCCCACCACTACGTGCTGATGCGCGAGCCCGGCTCCGGCACCCGCACCGCCTTCGAGGACTTCGCCTCCCGCGAGCGGGTGACGCTGGCCCACACCATCGAGATGGGCACCAACGAGGCGATCAAGCAGGGCGTGATGGCGCATCTCGGCGTAGCCGTGCTGCCGCGCCTGGCCGTCCAGCTGGAGCTTGCCGGCGGGCTGCTCGCCTCGCCACCGCTGCACGGCTTTCCGCTGCGCCGCTCGTGGTGCACGGTGTATCCCAAGGACCGCCATCCCTCGCCGATCACCGAGCTGTTCCTGCGCTTCGTCCAGGAGCTGCTGCCGGAACTCAACGCCCACTTCAGCGCCCCGCTTACGCCCCACCGCGGCCACTCGGTGGTCTGTCTGCCGGTACCTAAGGCACAAGGCAGTTAA
- a CDS encoding pyruvate carboxylase subunit A (catalyzes the ATP-dependent carboxylation of a covalently attached biotin and the transfer of the carboxyl group to pyruvate forming oxaloacetate) yields the protein MFHKLLIANRGEIAVRIERACAEMGIRSVAVYTEPDRFALHVKRADEAYFIGDDPLDGYLDAQRLVDLARETGCDALHPGYGFLAEQADFARLCAQAGIAFIGPDAEVIARMADKSGARETLREAGIPVTPGSRAPLASVEEALALAEALGYPVMLKANLGGGGRGLRRCDTAAQLEQAWSQVGEEADARFASGELFLEKCLVGSQHIEVQVLADRHASVIHLFERDCSIQRRNQKLMEIAPSPRLTPEQRAYVGQLAVRAARLVGYENVGTVEFLVKGNEIYFMEMNTRIQVEHTVSEAVTGVDIVREQIRIAYGLKLAFRQEDIRHHGYAIEFRINAEDPKNDFLPSFGRITRYYAPGGPGVRTDTAIYTGYRLPPHFDTLCLKLIVWGMTWEETLDRGVRALNDMRLQGIKTTAPLYEEILKHPDFRRGTFDTGFVLRHPELLDYSVKRNPDEVALVVAAAIAAHAGL from the coding sequence ATGTTCCACAAGCTGCTGATCGCCAACCGCGGCGAGATCGCGGTGCGCATCGAGCGCGCCTGTGCCGAGATGGGCATTCGCTCGGTGGCGGTGTACACCGAGCCGGACCGCTTCGCGCTGCACGTTAAGCGCGCCGACGAGGCCTACTTCATCGGCGATGACCCGCTGGACGGCTACCTCGACGCCCAGCGCCTGGTCGACCTGGCCCGCGAGACCGGCTGCGATGCGCTGCATCCCGGCTACGGCTTTCTCGCCGAGCAGGCCGATTTCGCCAGGCTCTGCGCCCAGGCGGGCATCGCCTTCATCGGCCCGGATGCCGAGGTGATCGCGCGCATGGCCGACAAGAGCGGCGCGCGGGAGACCCTGCGCGAGGCGGGTATCCCCGTCACGCCCGGCTCGCGGGCGCCGCTGGCAAGCGTAGAGGAGGCCCTGGCGCTGGCCGAGGCGCTGGGCTATCCGGTGATGCTCAAGGCCAACCTGGGCGGCGGCGGGCGTGGCCTGCGCCGCTGCGACACTGCCGCCCAGCTCGAACAGGCCTGGTCGCAGGTCGGCGAGGAGGCCGATGCGCGCTTCGCCAGCGGCGAGCTGTTCCTCGAGAAGTGCCTGGTCGGCAGCCAGCATATCGAGGTCCAGGTGCTGGCCGACCGCCACGCCAGCGTGATTCACCTGTTCGAACGCGACTGTTCGATCCAGCGCCGCAACCAGAAGCTGATGGAGATCGCCCCTAGCCCGCGGCTGACGCCCGAGCAGCGCGCCTACGTCGGCCAGCTGGCGGTGCGCGCGGCGCGGCTGGTGGGCTACGAGAATGTCGGCACCGTGGAGTTCCTGGTCAAGGGCAACGAGATCTACTTCATGGAGATGAATACCCGCATCCAGGTCGAGCACACCGTCAGCGAGGCAGTCACCGGGGTCGATATCGTGCGCGAGCAGATCCGCATCGCCTACGGCCTCAAGCTGGCGTTTCGCCAGGAGGACATTCGCCACCACGGCTACGCCATCGAGTTTCGCATCAATGCCGAAGACCCCAAGAACGACTTCCTGCCGTCGTTCGGGCGTATCACCCGCTACTATGCGCCAGGCGGCCCCGGGGTACGCACCGACACCGCCATCTATACCGGCTACCGCCTGCCACCGCATTTCGACACCCTGTGCCTCAAGCTGATCGTGTGGGGCATGACCTGGGAGGAGACCCTCGACCGCGGCGTGCGGGCGCTCAACGACATGCGCCTGCAGGGCATCAAGACCACCGCGCCGCTCTACGAGGAGATCCTCAAGCACCCCGACTTTCGCCGCGGCACCTTCGATACCGGGTTCGTGCTGCGCCACCCAGAGCTGCTCGACTACTCGGTGAAGCGCAATCCCGACGAGGTGGCGCTGGTGGTGGCTGCCGCCATCGCCGCGCATGCCGGCCTATGA